CAAAAACACCTGCACCCTCAACAGCTTCAGCTGCTATAGAAACTTGGCTCAAGCCAAATTGCTTAAGAAAATTATTATCCCCTTTAATCGCAAAGTCAGCATTCCCATCTGTTTTAAAATTAAGCTTAAAACCTTTTTCTCCATTTTGATTATAAGATTCAACCTTTACAGTTAAACCTTCAATCCCTTTACTATTGATATGGTCAGCTAATTTCTGAAGCATTTCTTGTTCTGTTGTGCCACTTAACTTAAAAGCTGTTCCATCGGCATTTTTAGACAAATCATAGGTTTCAAAATCACTTACAATTTGAAATTTGCCCGATTCGAAATCTATACCTTTACCATCATCTTCTGTTGTACTTAAATACTGACTGAGACTACCCTCTTTAATCAACTCTCCTGTATGATTTATATCTTTATATTGAGTAATGCCTGAAAAAAAGCTCTCGGCCATAGCTGTATCTTCTTTTACCTTGCTTTCAAAGGCAGAAGAATCAAAATTTAAAGTTCCTGATTCTGTCATGCTTAAACCATAATCTTGCAAAGAAAGCATAACCTTAGCGCTTACTTTATTACCATTAGCATCTTCTACTGTTCCATCCACTGATTGAGATTGAAAAAGTATCGAAACAATACTTGAACGTATAGAATTTACCTCAGTTACACCCTGTAAAGATCCTTTGGTTCCAGTTTCGCTGTTATAATCGGTTGCTGCGTTAAGATTTAAAACTAAATCATTATAAGCATCAACCATTTCTTGCATAGCTTGAGTGATAGACTCGCTATCTTGCTGAATATCAAAATTAATTTCACCCGTTTTATTTAAAGTCAGAGTAATTCCTACACCAATATCGGTAATAGTATTGCTCGATCTTGTCATCTTAATGCCATCCATGGTAAAATTAGCATTTTGAGCTTGTTGGATATGCAAAGGATTTTCAGCATTATCTATAATGCCTACGCCTTTTTTACTTGTAGCAGGATCAAAATCTTTATCACTTAAAGCTGTTTCATCAAGATTCCATCCTAATCTTTTAAATACTTCTGTTGCATTACTATCTACTTCATATTTTCCATTGCCATTTTTCGCACCTGGATAAAAACTTATAGCACTATCTTCGCCTGTTTCCTTGCTTGTCAAAGTTAAACGATATGGAGTGTCTTTTTCGCCTGTATTTACCATTTTAGCTACTATTTCTCCACCTGTAGCACTATTGATTTTATCTACTAAATCACTATAAGTTGTATTTTTATCTATGGTTACGGTGTATTCTTTACCTTTAGAAAAAAAGGTTAAATTTGTAGCACTTGCTAAACTTGCATTGATAAACCCTGTATCATTTGCTAAGCCTTTGCTTTGATAAACATCTTTTTGTGCAAGTTGAGTGACATTGATATTCATACTTTGCAAGGCCACACCCGAAGTAGCTGTAAGACTTGCAGGAGGATTATCTGTAATACTTGCCACAACCTTTCTCTTAGCAAAAGCAGTAGCATCTCCCAAAGAAGAAACCGCGCTTTGAAAAGTAGAAAGTTTAGTTTTAATCTCTGTTAAGTCTTTTTGTTTTGTTGTATTTTCTTCAATCTTTGTAGTATAAGGATTAACACGAGCTTGTTGCTCTGCTTCTTTTAATTTATCTATAGTTTCTTGTGTTAAAACCCCTGATCCAAATCCCAAACTTGATAAACTACCAAATGCCATTTTAACTCTCCTTATCAAAAATCATACCGATTACATCTCTAAAATATTCAGCCAATCTCATAGCTTCTTCGCTAGGAATTTGACGAATTTCTCTTCCGGTACTTTTCTCTGTCACGCTTATATACATTGAATCAATTTTATCGCTATATCCAAATCTGACATTAGTATCTAGCGAATCCATTTGCTCATTTAATTTTCGCACAATATCTGTCAATTTATTGTTCAAATTTCCTTGCTGTTTATCATCGCCTCCTTGGCTTTGATTTCCTCCAGCTTGAATATCTGAATTAGTTTGATGCGCTCCACTTGCTCTTTGAGCTAAATTCGCAAAAGCTGCATCTAACTGCCCATTTGCCTTTGATATTTCCATTTTAAAATCCTTTTTAAAATTTAATATTGCTGTTTAAAGGCTATATCGACAAAATTATAAATTTATGAATACTTTATAAAGAAAAATCTATTTTTCATTACAAAAAAATAACAAGCAAAAAGTGTGCCAAAAGTTATCAAAAAGCTGAATTTAAGATAGAATTAGCCTAGAATTTCAAATTTTGAAAAAAGTTCTGGGTTATTTTCCAAAATATTTCTTAAAATCAAATCCTCAATCACGCTTTTAGTACAATCAGTTTGTTTAGGCCAAACTCTTTCATAACCCTCCACTAAGCCTTTAGCAGTAGCATCAATCCCTACTCTATCTGCTTTAATAAAAATATCTCTTTTAGCGTCTATATTGTTTACCACACGCCATACAAGCATATAAGGATTTTCGAGTTTGTTATTGGTATCTAAAAATACTAAAATTCTAAAATGTTTTTTAAATTCCAAAAGTTTTTCAAAACTTTGCTCGATTTTTTCTTTTTTATCTAGCAAAATACAAACTATAGGACTTTTACTTTCTTTGTAAAATTGCTTTAGATCAACAAGCTCTATTTTGGTTTTAAAAAGCTCTAATAATTTTTCATCTTCTAAAATTTCAAGCTCTTCTACTATGGTTTCTTCACAAGCATCAAGCCCTGCCTTTCCTCCAAAGCAAGAATTAGGCGAAGCATGGTCTAATTGATCACAAATTCCTTCAGAAATTAAAATTTTATTTGCATTAAAACGATTTAAAATATAAGGTATTAATGTATCATAATCATCTAAATTTGGGGCTTTCTTATCTACAAAAATAGCATGCTTAACAAAGCTCATTTGTCCCACTCCCCAAAAAGCATGCATAATCTGCTGTGCATGAGCAGGGTATTTTGCATCAATTTTTGCCAAGATAAGATTATGAAAAACCCCATTTTCAGGCATTTTATAATCGATTAAATCAGGAACTGAAGTTTGCAAAAGGGGTAAAAATATTCTTTCAGTTCCAAGCCCCATAATCTTATCTTCTAAAGGAGGTTTTCCCACAACGGTTGCTTGATAAATAGCCTCTTTTTTGGTATAAATTTTTTCTACCTTCATCACAGGAAAAAGCTCTGCAGGAGTATAAAAACCCGTATGATCGCCAAAAGGTCCTTCGATTTTAAATTCTTCTAAATCCACATAACCCTCGATCACTATATCACTATCATAAGGCACAAAAATACCATTTTCACAAGGTGTCAGTTTGGCTGGAGTTTTTTTAATAAAACCATAAAGTAAAAGTTCAAAAATTCCTTTAGGCAAAGGAGCTTGAGAACACCAAATATAAAGAGGATCCCCACCTATGGCTATACTTACAGGCATTTTTTTAAAGCCAGCATTTTTATACTCGTGATAAAAATTTGCCCCATCTTTATGAATTTGCCAGTGCATTAAAAGCTCATTTTTATCGCTAACTTGCAAACGATACATACCAAGATTATTTTGAGTTTTATCCAAATTTTGTGTATAAACTTGCCCCATAGTAATAAATCTACCCGCATCTTCTTCCCAAGTCCTAAGTATAGGAAGTTCTTCAAGAGAATTTAAAAGCTCATAATCATACAAAGCTTTATCTGCTTTTAATCTTTTGGGTGGGACATTTTTAAGACTTAATAAATTCATAAAAAAATCTATTTTTGCTTTAAAACTAGTAGGAATATGAAGTTTGGTTAGCTTTGAAATTTCATCAGCTACCTCTTTATAATCTCGTCCAAAAGCCAAATTTAATGCTTTTTCATTACAAAAAGCATTCATCAAAACAGGAAATTTATATTGTTTATTGTTTCGTTTATCTACGGGATTTTTAAAAAGTAAAGCCTTACCATTTTCACCTTTTTTAGCTTCTATATAAGCTAAATGGGCGATTTCAAGATCTACATCTACAGGTTCTTCATACACTTTTAGCAAATCATTGTCTTTTAGAATTTTAATAAAATCTTTCATATCATACTTTCAGCTTTTTTCAGAATTTCTTTAGCTCCCTTGGCGATAAATTCCTTTGCTAAACTCTCACCAAAACCTTTAAATTCGCTTTTTTTAATCATTCTTTTTTCTTTTAAAATTTCACTACCATCAGGCAAACCAAGTATGGCACGCACACAAATCTCATCATTTAGAAGTTCTGCATTAATACCAATAGGCACTTGACATCCTCCTTCTAAAGTAGCGATAAATTCTCTTTCTATGGTAGTTTCTATCAAAGCATTGTCATCATTTAAACACTTTAAAAATTCTAAAATTTTTTCATCATCTATGCTCTCTATACCCAAAGCCCCTTGAGATGCTGCTGGGATTAGCTCATCTTTGCTAAATGCATAAACAAAATTCACTTGTTTACCTAAATCCAAACGCTTAATACCTGCCATAGCTAAGATAATCGCATCAAAATCCCCATTTTTTAATTTTTCTATACGAGAATTCACATTGCCACGCAAGGAAATAATTTCTAAATCAGGTCTTAATAATAAAAGTTGCATTTTGCGTCTAAGGCTTGTAGTGCCAATCCTTGCACCTTTTGGCAAAGAAAGAAAATCTTTATAATTTTGACTCAACATCGCATCATTGCTTTGTTCTCTTTTGCTGATCGCAGCCAAAACCAAACCTTGAGGAAAAAAACTTGGTACATCTTTTAAGCTATGCACAGCCAAATGTGCTTCATTTCTTAGCATACTTTCTTCTAGCTCCTTGGTAAAAAGCCCTTTACCCCCTATTTTTGCCAAGGGACTATCTAAGATCACATCTCCTTTAGTTTTAAAACCTTCTAAACGAACTGCTATGCCATGAGTTTTGCTTAAAAAATTTGCTATAAATTCACTTTGCCAAAGAGCTAATTGGCTTTTTCTTGTAGCTATGACAAGTTCTTTCATTTTTTCTCCTCTATGATTTCAACATCGATAATTTCTTCATCAGAAGTATTATTTTGCCTATAGTTTCTTTTGTATCTAG
The window above is part of the Campylobacter coli genome. Proteins encoded here:
- the fliD gene encoding flagellar filament capping protein FliD, encoding MAFGSLSSLGFGSGVLTQETIDKLKEAEQQARVNPYTTKIEENTTKQKDLTEIKTKLSTFQSAVSSLGDATAFAKRKVVASITDNPPASLTATSGVALQSMNINVTQLAQKDVYQSKGLANDTGFINASLASATNLTFFSKGKEYTVTIDKNTTYSDLVDKINSATGGEIVAKMVNTGEKDTPYRLTLTSKETGEDSAISFYPGAKNGNGKYEVDSNATEVFKRLGWNLDETALSDKDFDPATSKKGVGIIDNAENPLHIQQAQNANFTMDGIKMTRSSNTITDIGVGITLTLNKTGEINFDIQQDSESITQAMQEMVDAYNDLVLNLNAATDYNSETGTKGSLQGVTEVNSIRSSIVSILFQSQSVDGTVEDANGNKVSAKVMLSLQDYGLSMTESGTLNFDSSAFESKVKEDTAMAESFFSGITQYKDINHTGELIKEGSLSQYLSTTEDDGKGIDFESGKFQIVSDFETYDLSKNADGTAFKLSGTTEQEMLQKLADHINSKGIEGLTVKVESYNQNGEKGFKLNFKTDGNADFAIKGDNNFLKQFGLSQVSIAAEAVEGAGVFAQLKTTLQGITGTDGSLTKYDESLTNDTKALTESKESAQKLIDTRYETMANQWLQYESILNKLNQQLTTVTNMINAANNSNN
- a CDS encoding FlaG family protein, producing MEISKANGQLDAAFANLAQRASGAHQTNSDIQAGGNQSQGGDDKQQGNLNNKLTDIVRKLNEQMDSLDTNVRFGYSDKIDSMYISVTEKSTGREIRQIPSEEAMRLAEYFRDVIGMIFDKES
- a CDS encoding menaquinone biosynthesis decarboxylase, with the translated sequence MKDFIKILKDNDLLKVYEEPVDVDLEIAHLAYIEAKKGENGKALLFKNPVDKRNNKQYKFPVLMNAFCNEKALNLAFGRDYKEVADEISKLTKLHIPTSFKAKIDFFMNLLSLKNVPPKRLKADKALYDYELLNSLEELPILRTWEEDAGRFITMGQVYTQNLDKTQNNLGMYRLQVSDKNELLMHWQIHKDGANFYHEYKNAGFKKMPVSIAIGGDPLYIWCSQAPLPKGIFELLLYGFIKKTPAKLTPCENGIFVPYDSDIVIEGYVDLEEFKIEGPFGDHTGFYTPAELFPVMKVEKIYTKKEAIYQATVVGKPPLEDKIMGLGTERIFLPLLQTSVPDLIDYKMPENGVFHNLILAKIDAKYPAHAQQIMHAFWGVGQMSFVKHAIFVDKKAPNLDDYDTLIPYILNRFNANKILISEGICDQLDHASPNSCFGGKAGLDACEETIVEELEILEDEKLLELFKTKIELVDLKQFYKESKSPIVCILLDKKEKIEQSFEKLLEFKKHFRILVFLDTNNKLENPYMLVWRVVNNIDAKRDIFIKADRVGIDATAKGLVEGYERVWPKQTDCTKSVIEDLILRNILENNPELFSKFEILG
- the hemC gene encoding hydroxymethylbilane synthase, with translation MKELVIATRKSQLALWQSEFIANFLSKTHGIAVRLEGFKTKGDVILDSPLAKIGGKGLFTKELEESMLRNEAHLAVHSLKDVPSFFPQGLVLAAISKREQSNDAMLSQNYKDFLSLPKGARIGTTSLRRKMQLLLLRPDLEIISLRGNVNSRIEKLKNGDFDAIILAMAGIKRLDLGKQVNFVYAFSKDELIPAASQGALGIESIDDEKILEFLKCLNDDNALIETTIEREFIATLEGGCQVPIGINAELLNDEICVRAILGLPDGSEILKEKRMIKKSEFKGFGESLAKEFIAKGAKEILKKAESMI